From Excalfactoria chinensis isolate bCotChi1 chromosome 14, bCotChi1.hap2, whole genome shotgun sequence:
GGTTAATGTGACTGCTCTGGTGGTTACAGAAGGGTGGTAGCTGTGTGGATACGCAGCAGTTCTGTGTGCCGGAATAAAACGGGCTGTTCTCCCGTCACCTGTGGAAACGTTCGTGTGGAGGCGGCGCTCACTCTGGGGTCGCACTTCCGCTTCCGGGCGGTGCGGGGAGGAGAGCGGCGGGATGAGCTGGGCGCGGGGCGGACGGCGGTGAGGCGGCGGCTCGGTGCAGCGGGCCGGGTGCCGGCCGACCCCAGCTCTGACTCGCGTGTCTTTGCAGGGCGCGGGGCGCTTTGCTCCTGCTCGGCCCCCGGAGGTGGCTGGCGGGGCGCCGTGGCCCTGAGCGCGCAGCTAACGAGGATCCAGAGGACGAAGGAGCCATCCCCTTCTCTGCCAGCAAGGCCAGCCCGCGGGTATGGAGCGTCAGCCAGTCTATGGGGAGTGACTATGAGAGGTCGTGGGTGAAGGTGCTGCCCGTCAGCCTGCTGTGCAGcgggctgctgctgtggtgcgTCTTTAGGGATAAAACGGAGATTGACGACAAACTGGAAGCCCTGTTTGCTGGTCAGATGGTGGACCCTTCAGATGCGGCACAGCAGAGCGGTGCTCCTCCGCAGCTACAGAAGGAGAGATGATGAGCCCACCTGTGCTGAACGAGCTGCCAGAAGTTCAGCTGTGTAAAGGCTGCTCCCACGCttgattttcagaaaaaaacaaaaaccagaaaaaacGTGTTTTTCTGCCTGCCCACCGGCCTTATCTTGCAAACGGGATTTATTTatcttgctgctttttgtttctctttactTAGCAATTTACAGCGGAAGGAACGGTCCTTTTCTGCATTGCATGGCAGGGGTGGACAGAATGTACTGCAAACCAACGTGTACCTATAGATATGTTGTGTGCAACTCGTTTTTTACCATGGATGTTTCTTGGTTGCACAGCATATTAAAATATCCAAGCTGTTTGTCTAACGTGGTTGCTGAGGGTGACCTTCAGCTGACACTGCTGGTGTGCAGTGCAGGGAGTGCATTCACGTAGCATTGAGGACAACCGTATTAACGTAAGGTTGATTAGTGTTCAGATTACTTTGTCATTCTACTAAATGATGCAGAATTCACTTAATGCATCCTTAGTGCTTGTGTTCTGCAGCGTAACGTGTTGGATGTGCCTGACTTCAACAGTCGCTGCTTAGGTGGGAGTTTTGTAAGTGACTGACCTGCATCACAGTGGGAGGGAGCTCCTGATTTCACAGAGCGGTGTTGGATCTCATTTTTATCTACATTTGCAGATACTCAAAACCTTGTCCATTCTGGAGACTTGcctgggagaggaaggaaaacacactgGTGTGACTTAATTCTCTTTCAAGttaggtatatatatatattcctctGTAAAGATGCAAAAGTAACGTGCGATTGAAGTCCTCCATTAAACATCAAACAAACCcccacagggcagcagcaggggtAACACGCAGTAACCGAGCAGAGGGGTACCGAGCGCTGCTTTCTCAAGGGAAATCGCGTTTTCCTTTTGCCGTGCGACGCGGTCGGTGACTTCAAGCTTCTCCGTGAAGCTTTCCGTCTGTTCTGGAAGTGCGGGCCGCTCCGCTGCCGGCTGGAGGCGCCGCGCTGTAGCTGACAGGAGCTCGCTCTGTAGCTGACGAGCTCCTGCCGCAGCCGTCGCGGTTGCGCGCGCACCGCTTCGAGAGGACGCGGGGCGGGAGGCGGAGCCGCCGGCtgaggggaggagcggggcGGGCCGCGCGTGCGCCCTGCCGGCCGCTGGGGACGATGCCGTCCGTTTCGAAAGCGGTGTCGCGGGGCGGAGGGTCTGGCGGGACCCCGCAGACCGAGCAGCCGACGCATTATACGTAGGTACCGCGTTCCGGAGGCGTCCCGCTTCGTGGAAAGCAGTGCTGCGCGGGGAGGGCTCCGGGCGCCGAGGATGAGGGCCCGGCCGGGCGCCAGGCCTGCTCCGTGCGGCCTCCTGCTCCGGCTGCGGGGCTGGAGGTTGGCCCTGGCCAAGCGGGCCTCGGTCCGCTTCTTTCCCGGCTCCGGCCGCCGCGGAGAGGAGGCCCGGTTACGGGTAGAGGCGGCTCGGGCGCGGCAGAACGCGGGATGCCGTTCTGTGTTATTGGCATCCCCGCTCGTGTAGGACCGCGCGCTCCCCGCACACGCAGCGTGTTGTAGCGCTCAGTGCCGTAGTGTCCCGGCACTCGCAGGCTGGATCCTGTTGCAGCCCGACTTGGGACATCTGAAAGTTCGGTTCGGTTCTTTTCATGCAGTCCAGATCAGTTTAAAGATTCCTCTTAGAACTGAAAGACGCACCTTGTAACTTTGTGCCGTTACATCCTCCGTGCGTCTGTCTGAGTGGCTGAGAGTTTAGAGATGCCCTTTATTCTCTCCAGTCCTTTCCCTGCCCGATGCCTTCAGTCCCCGGTAGCTGGTAGACATGCCGCACCCTTCTTGAGACCCCTGGGAAATCTGAGGTTCTGTCAAGTCCCCAAGTACGCCTTCCAGTGCAAGTACTCTGTAACCTTAGAGATGCAATGAGTTTGTTAAACTGGCTGATGGATATATGAACTGAAACAGGAAGGAGTGCTGCCATGCATCCTTCGACAAATAACACGGTAATGCCCAGTCTGGTGTCATCCTGATATGCAACAAAAAGGCTTGAACTTCCTAAGTAGCTTTTGTGCTCGAGGTGCCCATGAAGGCCTGTCCTACTtgctttgattctatgattctgtcagCCTGATCCAGCTGTAGATGTCCTTGTTCCTTGTGGGAGAGTTGGACTGAATGACCCATAAGGGTCCCTTTcagctcaaacaattctatgattctactccTAAATAACCTTCAAAGAGATGTTCGGATTGTCTCAGTGCAAACCTAACACTCCCTAAAATAAGTTTGCTGAAGTCCCTTTCATGGCCCCTGATAGCCTTAAACTACTTTCAGTCCACTAGCTTTCTGTATATAGTGCCTAGATTCTGGGGATTATTGTGATTAAGTGCCCAGTTAAGCTAGGTGTGCTTTTTTAAATAGCCTTAATTGTTGTGTGGCACCAAGCCATGCGAATGCTTATTCAGGTACCTTGATGGATCTATAATCAATATGTAGTGGTTATGTAGGGCAAAATTCTGAATAgcgtggggttttttttttaatgtatttatttgatttttagcTCAATTACGTGATGTAGAATAATTTGCCAGACgttctgctgtgttttatttgtaaCACATCTGTCatcaaaaatgaaatcactCATTCAGAAGTATTCATTCAGCTGTTAAATGGTTAATTGCTCATAGGAGCTAAAACAGTGTGCAGGTACATTGGTAAAATATTTACGGGCTAAATGCACTGAATTATCCAGTGCCCTGTTAGTACTGTAAAAATGTGCCTCCGATAAGATAAACTTGTAACacagtttaatttttttaggTATCTAAAGGAATTTAGGACAGAGCAGTGCCCTCTATTTTTGCAGCACAAGTGTACCCAGCACAGACCATTTACCTGTTTTCATTGGCATTTCCTAAATCAGCGTCGTCGTAGACCTATACGAAGGCGTGATGGAACTTTTAACTACAGTCCCGATGTTTATTGTACAAAATATGATGAGACTACAGGAATCTGCCCAGATGGAGATGAGTAAGtgatttctttcagtctctAGGTGTTTACAGTATTAATGGCTTTACAGAAAgatgctatttttattatttttttttctgggcaaAAACGATTGATGGGATCCTGCAGTTTAACTGAGAAAACTTTTTGTGAGTCATTTGTGAGATTTTGGCATGTATGCTTTTATGTGAGCATGTGTTCTTTAGGCTGTCATAGACTTAGAGCTATCTTATTGTTTTGTGACCgttttgaaagcagaatgtAAGTAGTTTATTTTCTCCTAGTACTGTTCTTGTTGTCCCTGAACATTTTTTGGCACTTATGATGCGTTTTTCTCCTGACAGTTTTGAAACTGTATGTGCAAACTGCATTGTGTAGGGGCTGATGAGCTGTAGGGGAGGATTGTTTTATGATGGCTCtgtagagagagagaaaaaagtatgtttttcaCCCAGAAGGTGGTGCCgcactggaaaaggttgcccagggaggttgtggatccCCCACAGgatccctggaggcattctaagccagggctggatgtggctctgggcagcctggtttggtgaTTGGTGACCCTGCGAATatcaggggggttgaaaccagatgatcactgtggtccttttcaactcaggccattctatgattctgtgaaggagTTCATATATCGGTTACCTGGCTAGACCATCAGGGTTTGCTTTTCCATGGACACATGTCTGTTCTAGGTAAGGCCCCAGATGACATGGGAAGGGGGTGAAGCTTTGTGGTGATGAGAGGGAGCAAATAGTACAGTATGGCAAGAAGGCATGTATAGGGGAACTGGGTGTATTGCAATCGTAACACAGAGGAGCTAGCTTCATCTTCAATGATGGAAGCAAGGAAAGActtctgacaggaaaaaaaaccaaaaaacaaaaacacaaaacaaaacagacaaacagacaGGAAATATGTAGTTATGCTGCTCacctgttttaaaatgtgaagaCAGTGATTTTGGTTACTGCAGTGTTTAGCAGCTCTTATCGCAGATCAGACATCTTTTTTGTTCCAGTCTGTagttacagaaggaaaaaaggtggATTTTCCCCCCAGGAATTACAAACTAAACAGCAGGTGACAAGTGAAGGTAAACAACAAAGAAGTAGTAGGCAGCATGGCAATATTTAGAACTGTGcccaagcaaaagaaaaagcaaaaaatatctTTGGGGGTGATTTAAGAGAACAGTTACGTACCTTTTCAGGTATTTGTAAAGCATCCGTGAACATGAGCAGTTCTTGCTTGAATATCAACAAGAGGGTAAGGGATGTTCATGTCATTTTGTTGATTGGGGACAAAAATTAACTTCATTATTGAGTGATAGTGGtgctaaaggaagaaaaagaaagcagtcttTTAAAAGAGTGTTGGTTGAGCAAGTTTGCACTGGTAGAAGCAAATAAGGGGATGCTTCAAGAGCTGAGAAGTGAGATGAAAGCTCATGCAATCTTTTGCTGTAGTTGTAGACGGAATAAATAGTGAGTCTTAGaccaaacaaaacataagaCTCTTGTGAAACAGCTCGTATTTCTTTATCAGCTTGTTCTTGGAATCTGTTTTGTCTTTATGTGGGAAAAATTGTGATCTGagtatttcttcttctcactgtgcgtgcaaggagctgtgttTTGTCTGACAAGATATTTGAATTGAATTCCATAATTCAATAACTCTTTTTAAGCAGTAATTTGAATGTAATTGAAGGCTTTAACATTTTATGGGACATCTGCTGATTGGTAATTTCTCTAGAGAAAATGCCCAGACATCTAAGCAAAAATGCCATCCATGAAGGGGCCGTTGACACAGAGATGAGCAGTGAGGTGTAAATCTGTACACTTTGGGATGGGATGCATTTAATTCTTGATTTCAACAGGAACTGGCAAAATTAAACAGATGAAAATGGAGGAGTGAGCATTAAACCTAAGACTAAGAAAACATTCACACCTATGTAGTGTGCATATGTTATAATTTGTAATGAACAATCTGCCAGTATGTTTTCCCACATAGCTCCCGCACAGATTGTGCTAGTGGTGGGAGAGCTAGCAGTAGCCAGCATTATCTCAGACTGCAATTTCGTTTGTTTTGAGTTCAGTGCAAGACTAGAGTCTGTCTGAGACTTCTGCCAGCCCTAAtggatttctcatttttctgtatcAGTAGATCAGTTCTAGCAGAACAGGaaggctgcacagtgctggtcATACATCGCAAAGCGTTTCTTAAGAAGTTCAGCTGAGTCACCGAAATGCCTCCAACAAAAATTGCATCCCAACTGTCTTTTCACACAGAAGCAGGAAGTGTGAATGAACTACTTCCAGATCTTGATTGTTGGTTGTGTTTTGTGTTACACTGAAAGAATGAGATGTAGCACTGTATTTGGTGTACTTAGTCTTCTCACTAGTTAATTTTGCTGGGTTTTAAAGAGGTGTAAGTAAACTCACTGGCTGCAACCCATTTTTAATGGCAGCAGGACCAGCACAATGAGAAGATGTCACAAAAAGAAGAATTCTTGCCTGTCTCCAAAGAGCTAGGCTCACAggaaaactccacaaaggagggATCTGCAGCAAGAGATCCTTCCTTaggggcagtcagcccttaagtgAGGTCCAAGGTCTTCCAATTGCACAGGTTGAATTGCAGCGTGTGCTTCCAGGGCTGATTGGGTCTCTTCTTCCAGGTGCTCAATcggtggttcaggctgtgactccGAAGTTCTCGTGCGCTGTTTATCTTGATTGagtgttttaaaatatctaaaagaaagaaactggcATCTTAGAAATCGTAAGAAGTATCAGTTCTTGAAAATCAGTTCAAGTTACCGGTATCTTAGCCCTATAGGAATAATTTAGCATTTcgattttaatatttaaatacacTTGTAAGCTTTTGCAAGTAAATTGTTGAATCTGTTTTCTAAATAACCTTCTTAGAACATGGTAAGTAAAGCTTAGGCCAGTGTCAGTTCTTATGAATGCTAAAGTCTGCTTAGTACTTCATCATTCTCTCTGTCTACAAGAAAATGTTCCTGTGGGGCGTTCCATTCATTGTTCTTTACTACACCCCAAGTCTTTTGATGCAGTTTCTTTTACTTTAGGATGGGAGAAAGTAATTTTTAtagagaagtattttttttatagaGAACGTAATTCAGAAttgaatgtttaaaaataaagcaacgCTTAAACTTTCCTCTTTCTACAATATAGTTGCCCTTACCTACATCGAACAACAGGagatacagaaaggaaataccATCTCAGATATTACAAGACTGGAACATGCATTCATGAAACAGATGCCCGGGGTCACTGCGTGAAGAATGGGATTCACTGTGCCTTTGCTCATGGGCCGCATGACCTCAGACCTCCAGTATATGACATAAGGTAGTCTATTTCAATTTCTGCAGCCTGTTAAGCAGGAAGTGCTATGTTTGTTACTACTACATACCAGAAAACGTAGCGTGCTTTGCATGAAAAACACGATTTCATCTGTAACTACAGAATATAAGAATGCATTTTACTGTGCATCGAGATAGCAGATGTAAGCATACTAGGAAGTACAAACACTAGCATTTTGTAACTTGGAGTTTGAAGAGCTGTGTATGTAATTCTTAGGACTAAAGAAAGACCAGATATTCTGTCCTTTGTAATGTATACCTTATACATTTGTATGTATCTGAGGTGGTATGGCTGCAATGTTATATTATCTCTTGTGTTAGCCATTATTCCCAACCATACATTGGGATGTTATACCTCCCCTTTTAACTTAACCTTTCTATAATGACTTCAGTAAAAGTAGTTTCCTTTGTAGTAGTTTCATAATTGTTCCACCCCAAATCCATACTTTGCCACAGAATTCACTGCTGTATTGCCTGTTGCATACTGTTCAGCTGTACGAGCTATTCCATCACATAGCTGATGCTTTCTACAAGATTTCTGCCcattctttattgtttttttttaaactatcttCATTCAGTACATGCAATGTGATTCCATGTCAGTCAGAATATAGAATACTCAGTATCTGTGTAAACTTTTAGAATCAGAGGGGAAGACAtatgaggagctgctgaagtTGCTTgatttgttcagcccagagaaagCTGAAGGGAAACCTGGTGGTGTTCAGCACCCTGATGAGGGGACCAGGGGCAGGGGCTGATCTCTTCTCTTTGGTGATCAGCAGCAGGACCTCAGCAAAGGGCATGAAGCTACAccagggaagatttagactggatgttAGGATCattgtgggtcccttccaactcaataTATTCTATAATTGTGTAATGTATTAGAATGAGAAACCAATGTGTGGCAATACTGAAACCAAGCGCTGTACTCTAAATGTTACATAGTTGTTTATTAGTTACTGGCCGCCTACTGAGCTGAAGATGCTCATAATAGGAGTCTATTCACAGATTGAACCTAAAGTAGGCTTTGATGTTTGTGAAAAATGATCATGTGCCATTGCTTCTCCTTATTTCAAATACCTAGCATTCATAAGGAAGTCCAAACAGTGTTTAGTGATAGTTTTGCTCTAAAATGTCCTCCAGTACTAGGGGTTTTTCATTGTAAGCAGAGCAAAGAAGTTATAGTAGAATCATTGATGTAGGCATTAACTTTATTTCACCTAAGAGCCTTGTTCTTCTCACCTCCAccttaaataaaaagcattcttTAGGAACaatatctgttttccttcctgcgCATTCCTTGACTCTATAAAAGATTTCTTTTGATAGTTTAAAAGGTTCTTGTCTTGTCATTGAGGTTGACACGTTTTCCTGTCCTCTTagaggtttttctttctcttggaaGATACTACAGAGCAGGGAAGTTCTTGAAATCTCATGTAAATTATTGTCAACCATCAAGTTCTTCTTCAGGGATTCTTGGAGAAGGAGTATTTTGGAAGAGAAGATAATCTCCTGGGCTGTCTGTGCCTAGATAAAGCAGCAGGGGCTTTTGAGTCTCATGAATATTGACTATTGTAGATCCACCTCTGGTGATTGGTTCCTTACCTTGTTTCTCCATTGCTTCAAAGTCTGCCTAATATAATTATGCTattttttttgattttttttaaatccatttcaCTGATTTGTCATTGTTGAAACTGTGCAGCTTGATTTTGTAAAACGGGTGTAATAAAATTGTCTTGGGTTTTGATTGAGGTTTCTTACCACTAACACATCAAGTTTTAGTTAAGTAGTGGTCATTCTGATTTTACACCAAGCTTGCATTGCTTACTTGAAAAAAAGTTATAAGTGTTTGCAGAAGAGATAATTTGCTACTAGATCTCCTACTTATCCTGGTACACTTCTCTTGCAAAATGGTACAGTGAACCAAAAGTATTTTCTCTAACTTCTGTTACTTCTTTTACTTCTGCCCTGTCATATGTGGTGGTGTAATGAATAACATGTACAGAATGTCAGTGTATTAGCACACTGACGTACACTGCTGGTTTTAATATTGACTCTATATGCAATGCCAGCATTCCTTCACATGTTCTCTTTGATTAGTCCGACGTGGTTATTCCGTATGACCATCCTCTTGCTTTTTATTCCAATTTAGATTTGTTAGAATCTAGATTAAATGATAATTTTTTGTTAACATAGGCCAGATTTTTTGGAGGACAGATAGGGTTATTGTAGCTATACAGTTTTGCagtgtcattttctttccctattcCAGAGAACTTCAGGCACAGGAAACTTTACAGAATGGGCAGCTAGGATGTGGTGAAGGCATTCCTGATCTGCAACCAGGGAATTTAGCAAGTCAAGCAATGATTGAGAAGATCCTTAGTGAAGATCCAAGATGGCAGGGTAACGTCACCCtgtctcctttctctgtttcttcgATGGTGTTTGATCCAATTTGTTGATCCTGGGTCTAAACCTGGGAGATATTCAGAAGTCTTTTTTGTGAtagagtaaataaaaaaaaaggtttctgtAAGTAATAAAGATATTTGTGAACAGTTTTGTACAGTCTGTGCCATTTATATTGAGAATGtaaattgaaaatgttttggaaatgtttaaTATATCTCAGCTTAGTTCATACAACTGCTAATCTGTATCAATTGGAAAATTATTCATACAAGTCAGTAGGAGCACTGTCTTGTGCTAAGTAGTAATAATGAtcagtctttgttttttaagtcaTTAATTGAATAGTTAACAAACCTTTGTTCTTTGCTGAGATTGACTAACAGGAATGAAGTAGAATGCTAAATAGAAAATTGGAGGAGAGTACTCAGATGAGAATGCCTTGAAAGCATTACTTGAGATGGCTTAAAACCAGTTGTCTTGGTTTTCTTAAGACTTTCAAGTTTGGTTTTCACTTGCTTCTTACACTGCCAAAGATGTTAGTATCAGTTGTGTGTTATTGGAGCCTTTGTCCAAGTGTTATTGTGGATACAATTACTTTCAAAATTTCCTGTATGGACAGTAACGTAGGAAGAGGTGACATGAAGACATTGTCTCTAAGGAATTCAAGGAAGATAATTTTATGATATTTGTCCCTgctatacatatgtatatatacatgtatttattcTGATAGAGGATGAATTCCAGTCATTTAAGTACTAAAACGTATAGACTGTAGTTGTCAGCTGTTTGTAtaggaaagtaaaaaataaaaggaaaatacagcaaactGAGCCAACTACAAGCATTTTTACTGGGTTATTTGCTACAGTGTTATGTTATATAATACTGTGTAACTCCTTTACATCCTACTAAATGTGGTAGGATTGCATAAAATTGCTAGAGACTGAAAATAATCATCCAGCTGGtgatttcagctttattttcctgagtTTTAATTTAAACTATTGAAGAGGACTGAAGGAAATGTAGACTCTGTGATACTCTGATCAGTAAGCCTTGCTATTTTAAAGTACACCATTAAAGactctttgaaaatgctttttcagctCCTTTTCCACAAATTTTGTGGGagttttgctgtatttctttttgtgaacATCGCAGATTAGAAGGCTTGCTAAAGACAAGATAGATTATAGCAATTGCTTCTGTTATACATGAAGCCATTTCTCTACCTTAGGAAGGAATTAGACTGGTTTGGTGTAATTGTTCACAAAGCCATGCTGACAATTAGCCAAATTTTACCTTCTAATTTATTtgcttgctctgctgtttttctgtctttttctgtttctagacagaaacttctttttccatgtCCTAATTCCTCCTTACTGGAACCAGATGTAGATAAAAAAGGCAGAAGTCAAGAAGAGGCTCTAGAATTTGTCCAGGAAGATTTTAGCAGCTAGTTGTAGTATGTCTTATCATGAAAGAAGTTTTGTTGAAATAAGGACAGCACTGAACTTAAGAAAACTTGAAATGGTTTCAGTGTTTGTCTTACTAAAATGAGTAGTGTTGCTCAAGGttttcatcttcaaaatgtTGAATAGATACAATGAGAATTTCCAGATAGTTTTTCTACCAAGGTTGGAAGTTCTGTATTTGTGTATGTTACACATGTATACAGTAACTGTACAGTATACAGTTGCTATGGAATATAAATGTGATGAAGATTTCTTTGCATGAATATtgaatttgtatttcagaaagtGCTGATCTTATGTAGATATCTAAGAGTGGATGAGTCTGTGattcataacattttttttatgaAACAACATGATTCCTAAGCTAACTCAAGGCTCTGGGAATACAAAACTTAGTTGCTCACTTCCCTTAATTTGTGACCTGTTTACAGACACAAATTTTGTACTAGCTGGCTACAAGACAGAGCAATGCACAAAGCCACCCAGACTTTGCCGCCAGGGTTACGCGTGTCCACACTACCACAACAGCCGAGACAGGAGGCGGAATCCCAGAACGTTCAAATACAGGTACATACATATTTGGAATACACTTTTTGGTCAATCAAAAATAGTTGTTAATGGATTAGTTTGTTTGAGCTCTTACCCTATGGGTATTCCCAGTGGAACAAAAACATCTCTTTCCCAGTAGCCTtgctatttatatatttatttattttgtggggaaaaaaatcatctgttcAGAATGATCAGTTGcttctgaagaataaaaatatgaaatggtagtaaaaaaaatctgttcttccTGTGAAGAATGAAAACTACAATTTTTAGTGAAAATCAGGAATCAGCAGGTGATATCTTCTTTGTTGGGGAAAGACCAGTTATAACTTCtggctttcttctgttttcactccccagattttgtttctgagcagcaCTCTTAGGGCCAAACTTTAATGTGTCTCTTTGCTTAGTTTTAGAGTATGCCTGTCCTTCTGAAACACTggtttcttcatttatttggtGTTCCTTCATGCTGTGCTGTAGGCTTTAGAATTGATGGGTTTTGCTCGACAGTGTCAGGACTATCCATAAATGTCACCAGACAGAAGAAAGCTGGAATCCTACTTGCTCCTGCTCTGGTCAGAGACAAAAGACCAGTTTTCTCTCGGAATTTATGAATTTATAGGTCCCAGAAGCAAAGCTCGTCAAATTTAATGGGAAATTGTTTGAGACTTCTGCTAGGAATTAGATAAAAACATGCCCTTGGCATCATTTGTTTCTAGGTCTACTCCATGCCCCAGTGTAAAACATGCAGATGAATGGGGTGAGCCTTCAAGGTGTGAAAGTGGGGATAGCTGTCAATATTGTCATTCTCGTACAGAGCAGCAATTTCATCCTGAGGTAAGAAATGAGCTTCTTCTTACTTCTAGTGATTTTAAATTTATTGTGTACTTGCGTATCTGTTAAGGATGATACAAGCAACTCTTCCGGTAgttaaattattgttttaagCAAAATTTGCTGAGAATATTGATTTTACTGCTGTGGTTTTCACCAATAGGTATTTTTATTATACTGCTTACTAAAAAGTGAATTAATATTCCCTGCAGCGTTTGGATGCTTTTAGTCTAATAGCTGGATTGATTTTTCACATGACTCATAAAACCCCTTTTTTTCATGTT
This genomic window contains:
- the UQCC4 gene encoding ubiquinol-cytochrome c reductase complex assembly factor 4, translating into MSWARGGRRARGALLLLGPRRWLAGRRGPERAANEDPEDEGAIPFSASKASPRVWSVSQSMGSDYERSWVKVLPVSLLCSGLLLWCVFRDKTEIDDKLEALFAGQMVDPSDAAQQSGAPPQLQKER